Proteins from a genomic interval of Desulfovibrio sp.:
- the lgt gene encoding prolipoprotein diacylglyceryl transferase, with protein MNLAQIDPVALSIGSLQLRWYGLMYLAGFGLGWLLGRWRASRPGSGWTAPDVDDLLTCVMIGIILGGRLGYVLFYDLPVYINDPMEIMRIWNGGMSFHGGLLGVLGAFWYFARSRGRTFLEVSDFIAPLIPQGLFFGRLGNFINGELWGKVSDVPWAIVFPGAGPLPRHPSQLYEAVLEGLVLFIMVWVFSLKPRKLGAVSGLFALGYAVFRFAVEFVRMPDVQLGYLAFGWLTMGQLLCVPLMLAGGWLLWRKAPVLAPHLPQAEQKDAHRNKQSKGRKK; from the coding sequence ATGAATCTTGCCCAAATAGACCCCGTAGCCCTTTCCATAGGCAGCCTGCAGCTGCGCTGGTACGGGCTGATGTATCTGGCCGGTTTTGGTCTTGGCTGGCTGCTCGGCCGCTGGCGTGCCTCACGCCCCGGTTCCGGCTGGACAGCCCCCGACGTGGACGACCTGCTGACCTGCGTGATGATCGGCATTATTCTGGGCGGCAGGCTCGGCTACGTGCTGTTTTACGACCTGCCCGTGTACATCAACGATCCCATGGAAATCATGCGCATCTGGAACGGCGGCATGTCGTTTCATGGCGGGCTGTTGGGCGTGCTTGGCGCGTTTTGGTATTTTGCCCGCTCGCGTGGCAGAACTTTTCTGGAAGTCTCCGATTTTATTGCGCCGCTGATTCCACAGGGCCTGTTTTTTGGCAGGCTCGGCAACTTTATCAACGGCGAATTGTGGGGCAAGGTCAGCGATGTGCCGTGGGCCATTGTGTTTCCCGGTGCGGGACCGCTGCCGCGTCACCCCTCGCAGCTTTACGAGGCCGTGCTTGAAGGGCTGGTGCTCTTCATCATGGTGTGGGTATTTTCGCTAAAACCCCGCAAGCTGGGAGCGGTTTCTGGCCTGTTTGCCCTCGGCTACGCTGTGTTTCGTTTTGCCGTGGAATTTGTACGCATGCCCGACGTGCAGCTGGGCTATCTGGCCTTTGGCTGGCTGACCATGGGGCAGCTTTTGTGCGTACCGCTTATGCTGGCGGGTGGATGGCTGCTGTGGCGCAAGGCTCCGGTACTGGCCCCGCATTTGCCACAGGCCGAACAAAAGGATGCCCACCGCAACAAACAGTCCAAGGGCCGCAAGAAATAA
- the infA gene encoding translation initiation factor IF-1: MAKEGSIEVDGVVQEALPNAMFRVELENGHEVLAHISGKMRKFYIRILPGDRVKVELSPYDLTRGRITYRMK; this comes from the coding sequence ATGGCCAAGGAAGGATCAATCGAAGTAGACGGCGTGGTGCAGGAAGCCCTGCCCAACGCCATGTTCCGCGTGGAACTGGAAAACGGCCACGAAGTTCTGGCCCACATTTCTGGCAAAATGCGCAAGTTTTATATCCGCATTCTGCCCGGCGACCGCGTTAAGGTCGAACTTTCTCCTTACGACCTCACCCGCGGGCGCATCACCTACCGCATGAAGTAG
- a CDS encoding phosphatidylglycerophosphatase A — protein MSFFDKLILSFCRLGVAGLDPKAPGTWGTAIACLLAPYIFLPLSLPWRAVLLVVIFVLGGLAATRAEHLLERKDPGEVVIDELVGVWLVLLPFESPSFWLVLAAFAFFRLFDICKPWPVRASENWLPDGFGIMIDDVVAGVWALLCVALLRVVGLV, from the coding sequence ATGAGTTTTTTTGACAAGCTGATTCTGTCGTTCTGCCGCCTGGGGGTAGCCGGGCTTGATCCCAAGGCCCCGGGGACATGGGGCACGGCCATAGCCTGCCTGCTGGCCCCGTATATCTTTTTGCCGCTGTCGTTGCCCTGGCGGGCAGTGCTGCTGGTGGTTATTTTTGTGCTGGGGGGGCTGGCCGCCACCCGCGCCGAGCATTTGCTTGAACGCAAAGACCCCGGCGAGGTGGTTATCGACGAGCTGGTAGGGGTATGGCTTGTGCTGCTGCCCTTTGAAAGCCCCAGCTTTTGGCTGGTGCTGGCGGCGTTCGCCTTTTTCCGGCTTTTTGACATCTGCAAGCCATGGCCCGTACGGGCCTCGGAAAACTGGCTGCCCGACGGGTTCGGCATCATGATAGATGATGTTGTGGCTGGCGTGTGGGCCTTGCTGTGCGTGGCCCTGCTGCGTGTGGTTGGCCTTGTATAA
- a CDS encoding PAS and helix-turn-helix domain-containing protein, producing the protein MPPKKHLANKPKPHPKQSEQKASSNTTKLHEELILFADSSGNLTDFDMTRLQDIVRQAKKHTLFWKTLALGTDSLAETLAQFPPFQSHKITCSDSPGYTLRIAPLPDQLSTSGGYALAITAGRSLEAICQTYKERLDDNITAWSDSITLFNALFDTAKDSTLLLDESGVVLTANLAALGRHAPEGQVLAGTPAMALFGKRFRPSLQRALTSIRPKDIHTEKVVALDRNGQAFPAEAILRKITFSTHSLYQLILHDLTTQEELRGKKAEVEEMNITLRQVIRSVEEERQELREQLSNQVKKRMLPALEQVAKADSAEIRDGYISLIEEHLTGLTEEGASSCAPELLRLSPREFRVCQLIQVGQSGKEISRALSISFETLQTHRKNIRRKLGLRGKSTSLYQYLRQTMPMT; encoded by the coding sequence ATGCCCCCAAAAAAGCACCTCGCCAACAAGCCCAAACCCCACCCGAAACAGTCTGAACAAAAAGCAAGCAGCAACACCACAAAACTGCATGAAGAACTCATTCTTTTTGCTGACAGTTCAGGCAATCTTACCGACTTTGACATGACCAGGCTGCAAGACATTGTAAGACAGGCAAAAAAACATACACTTTTCTGGAAAACCCTGGCTCTTGGCACAGATTCGCTCGCCGAAACACTCGCACAATTCCCTCCTTTCCAAAGTCACAAGATCACTTGCAGCGATAGCCCCGGCTATACATTGCGAATTGCCCCTCTGCCTGACCAGCTTTCCACAAGCGGTGGATATGCCCTCGCCATAACAGCAGGGCGCTCACTGGAAGCGATTTGTCAGACATACAAGGAACGCCTCGACGACAACATAACGGCATGGTCCGACTCCATCACTCTTTTCAACGCGCTTTTTGATACGGCTAAAGATTCCACCTTGCTGCTGGACGAATCTGGCGTTGTTCTTACAGCAAATCTTGCCGCTCTTGGCAGGCATGCCCCAGAAGGACAGGTTCTTGCTGGCACGCCAGCCATGGCTCTTTTTGGCAAACGGTTTCGCCCATCCCTGCAGCGGGCGCTCACCTCCATACGGCCCAAAGACATCCATACTGAAAAAGTTGTCGCTCTTGATCGCAATGGGCAAGCCTTCCCTGCTGAAGCAATACTGCGCAAAATCACGTTTTCTACACACAGCCTGTACCAGCTCATATTGCATGACCTGACCACACAGGAAGAACTGCGCGGCAAAAAAGCTGAAGTGGAAGAAATGAATATCACCCTGCGGCAGGTAATTCGATCTGTGGAGGAAGAACGCCAGGAACTGCGCGAGCAGCTCAGCAATCAGGTCAAAAAACGCATGCTGCCGGCTCTGGAACAGGTAGCCAAGGCCGATTCTGCCGAAATTCGCGATGGATACATCAGCCTTATTGAAGAGCACCTGACCGGCCTGACAGAAGAGGGAGCCAGCAGCTGTGCCCCCGAGCTGCTGCGCCTGTCGCCGCGAGAATTCAGGGTTTGCCAGCTTATCCAGGTGGGCCAGAGCGGAAAAGAAATTTCTCGGGCCTTGAGCATTTCGTTTGAAACCCTGCAAACCCACCGCAAAAATATTCGACGCAAGTTGGGCCTTCGTGGAAAAAGCACATCTCTCTACCAGTATCTACGCCAAACAATGCCCATGACCTAG
- the ablA gene encoding lysine 2,3-aminomutase — protein sequence MGIFNDHQQDLAETLSDNTSKSDWTNWKWHIRHAIKNVDAFERALGIAFSPREKDIYQQTLDKFPMSVTPYYLSLIDAENYATDPIFMQSFPSPEELKIERYDMSDPLHEEKDSPAPCITHRYPDRVLFHISNTCSMYCRHCTRKRKVGDVESIPSRANMEQGLEYIRNTPQIRDVLLSGGDPFMLSDERLDWILTRVREIEHVEVVRIGTRMPVVLPYRVTDELVAMLKKHHPLWINTHFNHPREITESSRKALRKLADAGIPLGNQSVLLAGVNDCQRIIKTLNQKLVKNRVRPYYLYQCDLSEGLTHFRTPVSKGIEILESLRGHTSGFAVPTYVVDAPGGGGKIPVMPNYIVSWGTNKVVLRNYEGVITIYNEPHSYEPTYCDRECSKCNLLLKEDDAVEKAVGIEKLLSDWDDTISLTPENNARLERREDADG from the coding sequence ATGGGTATATTTAACGATCATCAGCAGGATCTTGCTGAAACCCTCAGCGACAATACTTCCAAATCGGACTGGACAAACTGGAAGTGGCACATACGCCACGCCATAAAAAATGTGGATGCTTTTGAACGCGCGCTCGGCATTGCCTTTTCACCGCGCGAAAAAGACATTTATCAACAAACCCTCGATAAATTCCCCATGTCGGTAACGCCGTACTATCTTTCGCTCATCGATGCTGAAAATTACGCCACCGACCCAATTTTCATGCAGTCTTTCCCTAGTCCGGAAGAACTGAAAATAGAGCGCTATGACATGTCCGATCCTTTGCATGAGGAAAAGGACAGCCCCGCCCCCTGCATCACGCACCGATACCCCGACCGTGTTCTCTTTCATATCAGCAACACGTGTTCCATGTATTGCCGCCACTGCACACGCAAACGCAAAGTTGGCGATGTGGAGTCCATACCCTCCCGGGCAAACATGGAGCAGGGGCTCGAATATATTCGCAATACCCCGCAAATACGCGATGTGCTTCTTTCAGGTGGCGACCCCTTCATGCTGTCAGATGAAAGGCTCGACTGGATACTCACAAGAGTGCGAGAAATTGAGCATGTGGAGGTGGTGCGCATTGGCACCCGCATGCCCGTGGTACTGCCCTATCGCGTTACGGATGAGCTGGTGGCAATGCTCAAAAAGCACCACCCGCTGTGGATCAATACCCATTTCAACCACCCGCGCGAAATAACCGAATCTTCTCGCAAAGCCCTGCGCAAGCTCGCCGATGCCGGCATTCCGCTGGGCAATCAGAGCGTGCTGCTGGCTGGGGTCAACGACTGCCAGCGCATCATCAAGACCCTTAACCAGAAGCTGGTCAAAAACCGCGTGCGCCCATATTATCTCTATCAGTGCGACCTTTCCGAAGGACTCACCCATTTCAGAACGCCAGTCAGCAAGGGTATCGAGATACTGGAGAGCCTGCGGGGCCACACCAGCGGTTTTGCTGTGCCCACCTATGTGGTGGACGCGCCCGGTGGTGGGGGCAAAATTCCGGTCATGCCCAATTATATCGTTTCGTGGGGAACCAACAAGGTAGTGCTGCGCAACTACGAGGGTGTTATCACCATTTATAACGAACCCCATTCGTATGAGCCCACGTACTGCGACAGAGAGTGCTCAAAATGCAACCTGCTGCTCAAGGAAGACGACGCAGTTGAAAAGGCCGTAGGCATAGAAAAGCTTCTTTCTGACTGGGACGACACAATCAGTCTTACGCCAGAAAACAACGCACGCCTTGAAAGGAGAGAAGATGCAGACGGATAG
- the ablB gene encoding putative beta-lysine N-acetyltransferase → MQTDSIVSMGNSLVQHGPANNRVYLLKLDPRDLPDIIDAICDLGHTNGYSKLFARVPATAYRQFTARGFIEEALVPAMCKGKCSGIFMSRYLDKARAVPRDSKLIARVLETARRNAQQPTKLYDTDNVVQLDAAHADELAGIYSRVFESYPFPIHDPEFIRQSMKNNVIFFGIRNSGNLVAVASAEMDKSWGCAEMTDFATLQEHQGTGAAGTLLTRMETVMHARGIHTTYTIARAESFGMNIVFAKRGYMFSGTLYNNTQIGGTLESMNVWHKKIAAR, encoded by the coding sequence ATGCAGACGGATAGCATTGTCAGCATGGGCAATTCGCTTGTGCAGCATGGCCCGGCCAACAACCGCGTGTATCTGCTCAAGCTCGACCCCCGTGATCTCCCCGACATAATAGATGCCATCTGTGATCTTGGGCATACCAACGGTTATTCCAAGCTTTTCGCGAGGGTACCGGCCACGGCTTACAGGCAGTTTACGGCGAGAGGATTTATTGAAGAAGCTCTGGTGCCTGCAATGTGCAAGGGCAAATGCTCGGGAATTTTCATGAGCAGGTATCTGGATAAGGCACGCGCTGTTCCGCGCGACAGCAAGCTGATTGCCAGGGTTCTGGAAACCGCACGCCGTAATGCCCAGCAGCCGACAAAACTCTATGACACAGATAATGTTGTGCAACTGGACGCGGCCCACGCCGATGAACTGGCCGGAATATACAGCCGGGTATTTGAATCATACCCATTTCCCATCCACGATCCTGAATTTATCCGCCAATCCATGAAGAACAACGTGATTTTCTTCGGCATTCGCAACAGCGGAAATCTTGTGGCCGTTGCGTCGGCCGAAATGGACAAATCCTGGGGATGCGCAGAAATGACAGACTTTGCCACCTTGCAGGAGCATCAGGGAACAGGCGCTGCAGGCACACTGCTGACCCGCATGGAAACAGTCATGCATGCCAGAGGCATTCACACAACATACACCATAGCCCGCGCGGAAAGCTTTGGAATGAATATTGTTTTCGCAAAAAGGGGGTATATGTTCAGCGGAACCCTGTATAATAATACCCAGATTGGCGGCACGCTTGAAAGCATGAACGTATGGCACAAAAAAATTGCTGCCAGATAA
- a CDS encoding diguanylate cyclase: protein MLAGAAVWLGFDMALSREQIIQERSALAVQQSQFMSQWFGTTVVAADYVLRDVLEKVTADEVNSSVGNKDEIQRVCPWLAKKISTVPGAIGLGLYDAECIYRLVADTTKIGLKSNLSFCASSPVMTENRAYTQYLPAIKSASKVPTIAVTRPRISSEGHFLGGALAAFHIGEFQRWIQSFPLGDHDVLALADSDAMIVAHNPPTSANFEKRIISLEELPNFGRQRSSASLIAVSPLDGRTRVYGVSKVENIPLLCIVGFDLHDSLHEWRRRAWQFGGGFLGMLLLYTLALREHLLTLRQWDDMRDLAATDPLTGVANRRQLVLCGEKEMARSRRYQGHISLLMVDIDRFKSINDLWGHATGDRVIQAVADAMVAITRGQDVVGRLGGEEFLLILAETDGVGALANAERLRETIQDMVSVTSDDNQIVRFTVSVGVTTSAPDDATFADMLGRADRALYAAKNCGRNQVVGVWPETCARNVA, encoded by the coding sequence AACGACAGTTGTTGCTGCCGATTATGTTCTGCGCGATGTTCTTGAAAAAGTTACGGCAGATGAGGTGAACAGCAGCGTTGGCAACAAGGATGAAATACAGCGAGTCTGCCCCTGGCTGGCAAAAAAAATTTCTACCGTGCCCGGTGCCATCGGCCTTGGGCTGTACGACGCGGAATGCATTTATCGGCTGGTGGCAGACACCACAAAGATCGGTTTGAAAAGCAATCTGTCATTCTGCGCCTCATCACCTGTCATGACCGAAAACCGGGCCTACACGCAATATCTGCCTGCCATCAAATCTGCCTCAAAAGTTCCAACCATCGCCGTTACCCGCCCACGTATTTCTTCCGAGGGGCACTTTCTTGGCGGTGCCCTGGCCGCATTTCATATTGGGGAATTTCAGCGCTGGATACAGTCCTTTCCTTTGGGTGATCACGATGTGCTGGCCCTGGCCGACAGCGATGCCATGATAGTGGCGCACAATCCTCCCACATCAGCCAACTTTGAAAAACGCATCATTTCACTGGAAGAATTGCCAAATTTTGGTAGACAGCGCTCAAGCGCCAGCCTGATTGCCGTGTCGCCTCTGGACGGACGCACCAGGGTGTATGGGGTGAGCAAGGTAGAAAATATTCCCCTGCTGTGCATTGTGGGCTTTGACCTGCACGACAGCCTTCACGAATGGCGGCGGCGTGCATGGCAGTTTGGGGGCGGTTTTTTGGGAATGCTGCTGCTGTACACGCTTGCACTGCGGGAGCATCTTTTGACCCTGCGGCAATGGGATGACATGCGTGATCTGGCTGCCACCGATCCTTTGACCGGTGTCGCCAACAGACGGCAGCTAGTTTTGTGCGGCGAAAAGGAAATGGCAAGAAGCCGCCGCTATCAGGGGCATATTTCACTGTTGATGGTAGACATTGATAGATTCAAATCCATCAACGACCTTTGGGGGCATGCCACAGGTGACCGGGTCATACAGGCCGTCGCCGATGCAATGGTGGCTATTACGCGCGGGCAGGATGTGGTTGGCCGTCTTGGGGGCGAAGAATTTTTGCTCATTCTTGCCGAAACAGACGGCGTGGGGGCTCTCGCCAATGCCGAACGGCTGCGCGAGACCATTCAGGACATGGTGTCGGTAACCTCGGACGACAACCAGATTGTGCGGTTTACTGTCAGTGTGGGGGTAACCACATCTGCTCCGGATGATGCCACCTTTGCCGACATGCTCGGCCGGGCGGACCGGGCGCTTTATGCAGCCAAAAATTGCGGCCGCAATCAGGTGGTTGGCGTATGGCCTGAAACATGCGCGCGCAACGTGGCCTAG